A single genomic interval of Psychroserpens sp. NJDZ02 harbors:
- a CDS encoding vancomycin high temperature exclusion protein, whose product MKKYIIRGFKLAILLVLAILLANFHINYNAEGKLYSTIDTIPKNRVGLVLGAGKYVGHSNRVNLYYKYRLEAAFLLYQNKKIEYLLISGDNSTADYDEPSTFKQDLMLLGVPEDKIILDYAGFRTLDSVVRAKKIFGLNSFTIISQQFHNERAIYLAENNDLNVIAFNAKAIKGRYGFRTKVREYLARTKAIIDIVINKQPKFLGPKIEI is encoded by the coding sequence ATGAAAAAATATATCATACGTGGTTTCAAATTAGCCATCCTTTTAGTGCTTGCTATTTTACTAGCTAATTTTCATATTAACTATAATGCCGAAGGAAAACTGTATAGTACTATTGATACTATTCCAAAAAACAGAGTTGGATTAGTATTAGGTGCAGGTAAATATGTTGGTCATAGTAACCGTGTCAATTTGTATTACAAATACCGTTTGGAGGCAGCTTTCCTACTCTATCAAAATAAAAAAATCGAATACCTTTTAATTAGTGGCGATAACAGCACCGCAGATTATGACGAGCCTTCTACATTTAAGCAAGATCTGATGCTGTTGGGTGTTCCTGAGGATAAAATCATATTGGACTATGCAGGCTTCAGAACATTAGATTCGGTAGTCAGAGCCAAAAAGATATTTGGACTAAACAGTTTTACAATTATATCACAACAATTCCATAACGAACGCGCTATTTACCTTGCAGAAAACAATGACTTAAACGTTATAGCCTTTAATGCTAAAGCTATCAAAGGGCGTTACGGATTTCGTACAAAAGTTAGAGAATATTTAGCTCGAACTAAAGCTATAATAGACATCGTAATTAACAAACAACCTAAATTTTTAGGTCCTAAAATTGAAATATAA
- a CDS encoding Coq4 family protein, giving the protein MKKQRKQLIAWLFKVTQHIYTTYFKTNQPWGIKKEQLLEYSPKTFGHHLGLFLDSNGFELIPKVERHDAYHVMTGYNSNEEDEIALQYLCFGNGKRSIYLFGVIAIGSIILPEYWKYYLKSYRIGKSANTFYNLDYKGLLNTSISNLRGSIFINLNY; this is encoded by the coding sequence ATGAAAAAACAACGTAAACAATTAATCGCTTGGCTTTTTAAAGTCACACAACATATTTACACAACCTATTTTAAAACTAACCAACCTTGGGGTATTAAAAAAGAGCAATTGCTAGAATACAGTCCTAAAACTTTTGGTCATCATTTAGGACTGTTTTTAGACAGCAATGGATTCGAATTAATTCCTAAAGTAGAACGTCACGACGCCTATCATGTGATGACTGGTTATAATAGTAATGAAGAAGACGAAATTGCTTTACAATACCTCTGTTTTGGAAATGGAAAACGCAGTATTTACCTTTTTGGTGTCATTGCCATTGGGTCTATAATATTGCCAGAATACTGGAAATACTATCTAAAATCCTATCGTATTGGAAAAAGTGCTAATACTTTTTACAACTTAGATTACAAAGGATTACTTAATACCTCAATTAGTAATTTACGAGGGTCCATTTTTATTAATTTAAACTATTAA